In Natronomonas halophila, one DNA window encodes the following:
- a CDS encoding efflux RND transporter permease subunit has product MKLDALAEAVVVEHRRKIIAVTLAVVFVLSLGLPGLVIDTTLEEFRGGTPEHEANGYIENNLSGQAPNSTGSFVVIRDDENVLTKDRYVQQLRAQQRIRNDSVVGPTLVDEQPPLGVANVVAIVAIKRERGVPPEEITVNPRPPLDAQIEAVEDLTDFERQLYTAYAVGLVMDDVDHTWPAGGSFATVPTSYEGNGKTAESTAIVVSHKESTSPEELAAAQTRMADIVDEEVEGEALVLGDGIIDDELRRSSFDSLGIVGPLAFLFVVVVLLFAYRDLYDVLLGLFGVGCVLVWTLGFMGWAGITFNQLFVAVPVLLMGLSIDYAIHAVMRYREARPPDEGGFQFGDAEGRRSVRNAMATALGGVAAAFALVTITTATGFLSNLVSEVPPIRQFGLVSAVGICGALVVFTLLLPALKVELDGWLEGRGIDRRLPAFGTEGGRLSAVLAGPIAAARISPKGVLAAALVVTLVAGAGAATVDTTFEQEDLLVEEVPDWQQNLGPLSAGTYTAQDNIAFVNNETYVYDGTTTQVLVRGDITQDDTLERVQQASDRANETDVVLVMPDNEPGTQSPVRVMEDLAEDDEAFAETFEAADTDGDGVPDRNIEGVYDAFYEAAPEGAANWVQREDGEYVALRLVVPVDGTAGEAEIADQIRPVAEPVDGDGLDAIATGQPVMNQAVAEGLLSTVINSLAITLAVVLGVLAAVYRRLEGYASLGAVTITPVLLAVVWITGSMAALGIPFNVMTALITSFTIGLGVDYSIHVVERYVSELNAEVGKQEALERAVFGTGGALLGSTASTAGGIAILGLALLVPLQQFGVITALTIVYAFIGSVVVLPSLLLLWTDWAGADPTDVPEHVRRRRQRQQAESDD; this is encoded by the coding sequence ATGAAACTGGACGCCCTCGCCGAGGCCGTCGTCGTCGAGCACCGCCGCAAAATAATCGCCGTCACGCTTGCGGTCGTGTTCGTCCTCAGCCTCGGGCTTCCGGGACTGGTCATCGATACGACCCTCGAGGAGTTCCGCGGCGGGACGCCCGAACACGAGGCCAACGGCTACATCGAGAACAACCTCAGCGGGCAGGCGCCCAACTCGACTGGCTCGTTCGTCGTCATCCGCGACGACGAGAACGTCCTCACGAAGGACCGGTACGTCCAGCAGTTGCGCGCCCAACAGCGAATCCGGAACGACTCCGTCGTCGGGCCAACGCTCGTCGACGAGCAGCCGCCGCTGGGCGTCGCCAACGTCGTCGCAATCGTCGCCATCAAGCGCGAACGCGGCGTTCCGCCCGAGGAAATCACCGTCAATCCGCGGCCCCCTCTCGATGCGCAAATCGAGGCCGTCGAGGACCTCACGGATTTCGAACGCCAACTCTACACCGCCTACGCCGTCGGCCTCGTGATGGACGACGTCGACCACACCTGGCCGGCGGGCGGTTCCTTCGCGACGGTCCCGACCAGCTACGAGGGCAACGGCAAGACCGCCGAGTCGACGGCCATCGTCGTCTCGCATAAGGAGTCGACCTCGCCCGAGGAACTCGCGGCGGCCCAGACCCGAATGGCCGACATCGTCGACGAGGAAGTCGAAGGCGAGGCGCTCGTCCTCGGTGACGGCATCATCGACGACGAACTCCGGCGCTCGTCGTTCGACAGCCTCGGCATCGTCGGCCCGCTGGCGTTCCTCTTCGTCGTCGTCGTGTTGCTCTTCGCCTACAGGGACCTCTACGACGTCCTGCTCGGCCTCTTCGGGGTCGGGTGTGTCCTCGTGTGGACGCTCGGCTTCATGGGGTGGGCGGGAATCACGTTCAACCAGTTGTTCGTCGCCGTTCCCGTGCTGTTGATGGGACTGTCCATCGACTACGCCATCCACGCCGTGATGCGGTATCGGGAGGCCCGACCGCCGGACGAGGGCGGCTTCCAGTTCGGCGACGCGGAGGGGCGGCGCTCGGTTCGGAACGCGATGGCGACCGCCCTCGGCGGCGTCGCGGCCGCCTTCGCGCTCGTGACGATAACGACCGCCACCGGTTTTCTCTCGAACCTCGTCAGCGAAGTCCCGCCCATCCGGCAGTTCGGCCTCGTCAGCGCCGTCGGTATCTGCGGGGCACTGGTCGTCTTCACGCTCCTGCTCCCGGCCCTCAAGGTCGAACTCGACGGGTGGCTCGAAGGCCGCGGCATCGACCGCCGCCTCCCCGCGTTCGGCACCGAGGGCGGCCGCCTGTCGGCGGTTCTCGCCGGCCCCATCGCCGCCGCGCGCATCTCACCCAAAGGCGTGCTGGCCGCCGCACTCGTCGTCACGCTCGTGGCCGGCGCCGGTGCTGCGACGGTCGATACCACCTTCGAACAGGAGGACCTGCTCGTCGAGGAAGTCCCCGACTGGCAGCAGAACCTCGGCCCGCTTTCGGCCGGCACCTACACCGCACAGGACAACATCGCCTTCGTCAACAACGAGACCTACGTCTACGACGGCACGACGACCCAGGTTCTCGTCCGCGGCGACATCACGCAGGATGACACGCTCGAACGCGTCCAGCAAGCCTCCGACCGGGCCAACGAGACCGACGTCGTGCTCGTCATGCCCGACAACGAACCGGGAACCCAGAGCCCCGTGCGCGTGATGGAGGACCTCGCCGAGGACGACGAGGCGTTCGCCGAAACCTTCGAGGCGGCCGACACCGACGGCGACGGCGTCCCCGACCGGAACATCGAGGGCGTCTACGACGCCTTCTACGAGGCCGCGCCGGAGGGGGCCGCAAACTGGGTCCAGCGCGAGGACGGCGAGTACGTCGCCCTTCGTCTGGTGGTCCCCGTCGACGGGACCGCCGGTGAGGCCGAAATCGCCGACCAGATTCGCCCCGTCGCCGAACCCGTCGACGGCGACGGCCTCGATGCCATCGCGACGGGCCAACCCGTGATGAATCAGGCCGTCGCCGAGGGCCTGCTGTCGACGGTCATCAACAGTCTCGCCATCACGCTGGCCGTCGTTCTCGGCGTCCTCGCGGCCGTCTACCGCCGACTGGAGGGGTACGCCAGTCTCGGGGCGGTCACCATCACGCCCGTCCTCCTGGCGGTGGTCTGGATTACCGGCTCGATGGCCGCCCTCGGCATCCCGTTCAACGTCATGACCGCGCTCATCACGAGTTTCACCATCGGCCTCGGCGTCGACTACTCCATCCACGTCGTCGAACGCTACGTCTCGGAGTTGAACGCCGAGGTCGGCAAACAGGAAGCCCTCGAACGCGCCGTCTTCGGCACCGGCGGCGCCCTGCTGGGCTCGACGGCCTCGACCGCGGGCGGCATCGCCATCCTCGGCCTCGCGTTGCTCGTCCCGCTCCAGCAGTTCGGGGTCATCACCGCCCTCACCATCGTCTACGCCTTCATCGGCAGCGTCGTCGTCCTGCCGAGTCTTCTCCTGCTGTGGACCGACTGGGCCGGCGCCGACCCCACGGACGTCCCCGAGCACGTCCGGCGTCGTCGGCAGCGCCAGCAGGCCGAGAGCGACGACTGA
- a CDS encoding riboflavin synthase, which produces MYTGIIEATGTVRDVDHHDGGLRLSIDAPFEREHGDSLAVDGVCLTVAAREDGLLVADCSAETRRRTTIGRLDAGDTVNLERPLAADGRFDGHVVKGTVDTTTTLREVRDGGDTHEYVFERPASPYVVEKGAIALDGASLTVADVGSDTFTVATVPTTRDETALPAVSVGDAVNVEYDVLAKYARGEAVEA; this is translated from the coding sequence GTGTACACCGGAATCATCGAAGCGACCGGCACGGTACGGGATGTCGACCATCACGACGGCGGCCTTCGCCTGTCCATCGACGCGCCGTTCGAGCGCGAACACGGCGATAGCCTCGCCGTCGACGGTGTCTGCCTCACCGTCGCCGCCCGCGAGGACGGCCTGCTCGTCGCCGACTGTTCGGCGGAGACACGGCGACGGACCACGATAGGGCGACTGGACGCCGGCGACACCGTCAACCTCGAACGCCCCCTCGCTGCCGACGGCCGGTTCGACGGCCACGTCGTGAAGGGCACCGTCGATACGACCACGACCCTCCGCGAGGTCCGGGACGGCGGCGACACCCACGAGTACGTCTTCGAGCGGCCGGCCTCGCCGTACGTGGTTGAGAAGGGTGCCATCGCACTCGATGGAGCGAGCCTCACCGTCGCCGACGTGGGGAGCGATACGTTCACCGTCGCGACGGTCCCGACGACACGAGACGAGACGGCACTGCCCGCGGTTTCGGTCGGTGATGCGGTCAATGTCGAGTACGACGTGCTCGCGAAGTACGCCCGCGGGGAGGCAGTGGAGGCCTGA
- a CDS encoding alpha/beta hydrolase-fold protein: MSDESTGRGGQEPSLPRPGPDALYGPNPTPPQLENGFGWNADPLLISGCDAYVDGEYLYQDYVYDDHGADTRSVFDQPPGGNTMGGFYCRATGDYRYPSDPDSYGYNAADLLEFRARPTDEGIAYRITLNTMLEPDAAAVAIGIDTEADPEASDDGEDRRTDWGYGLGELGAPVDHRLVTWGTGAELDGEPLDSDRIDVDVRRNQIEVEVPLEPDGETWRHYVAVGLWDGESEQFQEVAVDADESVPGGRKRGLDTPPIFNVGFRFDEQEPMDRNVDLETILPRLATVLANTPRELLAELDNPFETLQRLGAAVNVAEDFEDPLDLLNPLGNPLTPFGTTAISDLISDLEELWPLSDVEGIPRVLGVGNWRDHHQSQALAERDISPFGADIDFAKLQEEVTERDLPESGYVSYLYPSRHDFGSGVDPHANVLKGRIQPYGAYIPEDVEDEEPVPMVTALHSLGNCYTQYQVWMPGYVEALAEETGGVVFMPQTRGPGIWYKRRAELDVFEAWRDLERRVEIDRSQVSVTGYSMGGFGAIIMATKHPDCFGRCFAVVGPPAEDPLEGPTGNLLATPSILMHDLFGGEGGGRLFSIFTEEPENALRLTENLRHVPMMLWHGGTDALVPLLGPANYANQLRSHGYRHEIDVFPTADHFLIAIQDYWERGPEYLAGTDQPTFPKRVTFRYVPEFDYPDLDIRHNGAHWVTDIEAKAGHGSGLVDATSLADGYADPDAETFNRTGTKPLPYTARGVEWDDPEEGSERGPENTLELSLEGVESVTLWVEAAGLDPERELTIEADADTAATLTLRGSFGAHDVTVDRGESTLTVGPLAEGTTD; this comes from the coding sequence ATGAGCGACGAGTCGACCGGACGCGGGGGACAGGAGCCGTCGTTGCCGCGGCCCGGCCCCGACGCGCTGTACGGCCCGAACCCGACGCCGCCACAACTGGAAAACGGGTTCGGCTGGAACGCCGACCCGCTTCTAATCTCCGGTTGTGACGCCTACGTCGATGGGGAGTATCTCTATCAGGACTACGTCTACGACGACCACGGCGCCGACACCCGGTCGGTGTTCGACCAACCGCCCGGCGGCAACACGATGGGTGGGTTCTACTGTCGGGCGACGGGCGATTATCGGTATCCGTCGGACCCCGATTCCTACGGCTACAACGCGGCGGACCTCCTTGAGTTCCGCGCCCGCCCCACCGACGAGGGCATCGCCTATCGTATCACCCTCAACACGATGCTGGAACCCGATGCCGCCGCCGTCGCAATCGGCATCGACACCGAGGCCGACCCCGAAGCGTCGGACGACGGTGAGGACCGCCGAACGGACTGGGGCTACGGCCTCGGCGAGTTGGGCGCCCCCGTCGACCACCGCCTCGTCACCTGGGGCACCGGCGCCGAACTCGACGGCGAACCGCTCGATTCAGACCGAATCGACGTCGACGTGCGGCGTAACCAGATAGAAGTCGAGGTCCCGCTGGAGCCCGACGGCGAGACGTGGCGCCACTACGTCGCAGTCGGCCTCTGGGACGGCGAGAGCGAACAGTTTCAGGAAGTCGCGGTCGACGCCGACGAATCCGTGCCGGGCGGCCGGAAACGCGGCCTCGATACGCCGCCGATATTCAACGTGGGCTTCCGCTTCGACGAACAGGAGCCGATGGACCGGAACGTCGACCTCGAAACGATTCTGCCCCGACTGGCGACGGTGCTGGCGAACACGCCACGGGAACTGCTGGCGGAACTGGACAACCCCTTCGAGACGCTCCAGCGGCTCGGCGCCGCGGTCAACGTCGCCGAGGACTTCGAGGACCCGCTGGACCTGCTGAACCCGCTCGGCAACCCCCTCACCCCGTTCGGAACGACGGCTATCTCGGACCTCATCTCGGACCTCGAGGAACTGTGGCCGCTCAGCGACGTCGAGGGCATCCCCCGCGTCCTCGGCGTCGGAAACTGGCGGGACCACCACCAGTCACAGGCGCTGGCCGAACGCGACATCTCGCCGTTCGGCGCCGATATCGACTTCGCGAAGTTGCAGGAGGAAGTGACCGAACGGGACCTCCCCGAATCGGGCTACGTCTCCTATCTTTACCCCTCACGGCACGACTTCGGGTCGGGCGTCGACCCGCACGCGAACGTCCTGAAGGGCCGCATCCAGCCCTACGGCGCGTACATCCCGGAGGACGTCGAGGACGAGGAACCGGTGCCGATGGTGACGGCGCTGCACTCGCTGGGCAACTGTTATACCCAGTATCAGGTGTGGATGCCGGGCTACGTCGAGGCGCTGGCCGAGGAGACCGGCGGCGTCGTCTTCATGCCCCAGACCCGCGGACCGGGCATCTGGTACAAGCGCCGGGCCGAACTCGACGTCTTCGAGGCGTGGCGCGACCTCGAACGCCGGGTCGAAATCGACCGCTCGCAGGTGTCGGTGACGGGCTACTCGATGGGCGGGTTCGGCGCCATCATCATGGCAACCAAACACCCCGACTGCTTCGGGCGCTGTTTCGCGGTCGTCGGCCCGCCCGCCGAGGACCCACTGGAGGGGCCGACGGGCAACCTGCTGGCGACGCCATCCATCCTGATGCACGACCTCTTCGGCGGGGAGGGCGGCGGCCGCCTCTTCTCGATTTTCACCGAGGAACCGGAGAACGCCCTCCGCCTGACGGAGAACCTCCGACACGTTCCCATGATGCTGTGGCACGGCGGCACCGACGCGCTGGTGCCCCTGCTTGGGCCAGCCAACTACGCCAACCAGCTCCGTTCGCACGGCTACCGGCACGAAATCGACGTGTTCCCGACGGCCGACCACTTCCTCATCGCGATTCAGGATTACTGGGAGCGCGGCCCCGAATACCTCGCCGGGACCGACCAGCCGACGTTCCCGAAACGGGTCACCTTCCGGTACGTCCCCGAGTTCGACTACCCGGACCTCGATATCCGCCACAACGGCGCCCACTGGGTGACCGATATCGAGGCGAAAGCCGGCCACGGCAGCGGCCTCGTCGACGCCACCTCGCTGGCCGACGGCTACGCCGACCCCGACGCCGAGACGTTCAACAGAACGGGCACGAAGCCGCTTCCCTACACCGCCCGCGGCGTCGAGTGGGACGACCCCGAGGAAGGAAGCGAACGCGGCCCCGAAAACACGCTCGAACTCTCCCTGGAGGGCGTCGAATCGGTCACGCTGTGGGTAGAAGCCGCTGGCCTCGACCCCGAGAGGGAACTCACCATCGAGGCCGACGCCGACACCGCGGCGACGCTGACGCTTCGGGGTTCCTTCGGCGCCCACGACGTCACCGTCGACCGCGGCGAGTCGACGCTGACCGTCGGCCCGCTCGCCGAGGGAACCACGGATTGA
- a CDS encoding GTP cyclohydrolase IIa — protein MQATLFQLDNYGPWTTTPDPRPEMRLQTLQSRLYADIAEAVGDHGGYAFYARGDNVVAVTPGMDRQAHEGILDELDDRYPVSVSAGIGPGETPRAALAAATGHLQQAGSAQDPDRQRVLVGETGSVEPLDVAHFDVVDATTHYTDTSDAYTAYQSITRGISAIADPLYDRGALTFFVGGDNAIAVCPPLEKAAYEAALGEAERTGVDLRVGVGTAEMPTGAGIQAKHALEAGRETGERITLESPARTRQ, from the coding sequence ATGCAGGCGACGCTGTTCCAACTCGACAACTACGGCCCGTGGACGACGACGCCCGACCCGCGGCCGGAGATGCGCCTCCAGACCCTCCAGTCGCGGCTCTACGCCGACATCGCGGAAGCCGTCGGCGACCACGGCGGCTACGCGTTCTACGCCCGCGGGGACAACGTCGTCGCGGTGACGCCCGGCATGGACCGGCAGGCACACGAGGGGATACTGGACGAACTCGACGACCGCTATCCCGTCTCGGTTAGCGCGGGCATCGGCCCGGGAGAGACGCCACGGGCGGCGCTGGCGGCCGCGACCGGTCACCTCCAGCAGGCGGGCAGCGCACAGGACCCCGACCGGCAGCGCGTACTCGTCGGCGAGACGGGAAGCGTCGAACCTCTCGACGTTGCCCACTTCGACGTCGTCGACGCGACGACCCACTACACGGACACCTCCGACGCGTACACGGCCTATCAGTCGATTACCCGCGGCATCAGCGCCATCGCCGACCCGCTGTACGACCGCGGCGCGCTCACATTCTTCGTCGGCGGCGACAACGCCATCGCAGTCTGTCCGCCGCTGGAAAAAGCGGCCTACGAGGCGGCGCTCGGCGAGGCCGAACGCACGGGCGTCGACCTGCGGGTCGGCGTCGGAACCGCCGAAATGCCGACAGGCGCGGGTATTCAAGCGAAGCACGCGCTGGAAGCCGGTCGGGAGACGGGCGAACGGATAACGCTCGAATCGCCGGCCCGAACCCGGCAGTAA
- a CDS encoding alpha/beta hydrolase, translated as MSHQQSNQEGDAAEHPTSPPRPGPDALYGANPTPPQLENGPGWKADPLMVAGCDAYADGEYLYQDYVYDDHGADTRSWIGGSPADSASLGGVLSQSTGDYHYPNDPETYGYNAADLLEFRARPTDEGIAYRITLNTMLEPDAAAVAVGIDTESDPSLTRSSDRRTDWGYGLGELGAPVDHRLVTWGTGAELDGQPLDADRVDIDVRRRQIEIEVPLDPGDETWRHYVVVGLWDDDEEEFKQIAVSPDEETPGGVRENDDLPPVFNVGFRFDEPYRRNLGPVDIGRGLFDLVDITGLGHNLLDLFLERSPRVLGEGNWREHEQAMALAERDISGFGADIDFGKLRDGVEERNTPDSGVSSFMYPSRYYLGEGVDVDHDILEGRIQPYNVYIPEDLEEPAPLILLLHSLSCSYTQYAVYTPNLLQSLAEKTGAIIMMPQARGPGRWYKREAELDIFEAWRDLETRFDIDRSRVTIGGYSMGGFGTCMLAAQCPDLFGRGFSVVGPPSEDPIEAITDGWLKSPARLTNGLFGGEGGGEFLNVFTEDPESALDIADNLRHVPMMLWNSVGDPLVPVLSPDNYARRLKNHGYRYQFNVFPADTHLSLGHHDRWDGIPEFIESGKVIRNPRRVTYRQMPELDHPEVGLVHDGAYWVSDIVTRDGERSGVVDATSLADGYAPPEVGTFRNVGTNPRPHFTRGLQWETPPIESRRPPENTLEISLDGVESTTVWVEEAGLDPEAEITVRADSDDAATVTLASAFGTYDLDVPEGESVHELRLAELEHETPEEKREPRPA; from the coding sequence ATGTCTCACCAGCAGAGCAACCAGGAGGGGGACGCGGCCGAGCATCCCACCTCCCCGCCCCGCCCGGGGCCGGACGCGCTATACGGGGCGAATCCGACCCCGCCACAACTGGAGAACGGCCCGGGCTGGAAGGCGGACCCCCTGATGGTCGCCGGCTGCGACGCCTACGCCGACGGCGAATACCTCTATCAGGACTACGTCTACGACGACCACGGCGCCGACACCCGCTCGTGGATCGGCGGCTCACCCGCGGATTCGGCCTCTCTCGGCGGCGTGCTCTCCCAATCGACCGGCGATTACCACTACCCGAACGACCCCGAAACCTACGGCTACAACGCGGCGGACCTTCTGGAGTTCCGCGCCCGGCCGACCGACGAGGGCATCGCCTATCGTATCACCCTCAACACGATGCTCGAACCCGACGCCGCCGCCGTTGCCGTCGGCATCGACACCGAGTCGGACCCGAGTCTCACCCGCTCGTCGGACCGCCGAACGGACTGGGGATACGGATTGGGCGAATTGGGCGCCCCCGTCGATCACCGCCTCGTCACCTGGGGCACCGGCGCCGAACTCGACGGCCAACCCCTTGACGCCGACCGCGTCGACATCGACGTGCGCCGCCGACAAATCGAAATCGAGGTTCCGCTGGACCCCGGCGACGAGACGTGGCGCCATTACGTCGTCGTCGGTTTGTGGGACGACGACGAGGAGGAGTTCAAACAAATCGCCGTCAGTCCCGACGAAGAGACGCCCGGCGGGGTCCGCGAGAACGACGACCTGCCGCCGGTCTTCAACGTGGGCTTCCGCTTCGACGAACCGTACCGCCGGAACCTCGGGCCCGTCGATATCGGCCGGGGGCTGTTCGACCTCGTCGACATCACCGGCCTCGGTCACAACCTGCTGGACCTGTTCCTCGAACGCTCGCCGCGGGTTCTCGGCGAGGGCAACTGGCGGGAACACGAACAGGCGATGGCGCTGGCCGAACGCGACATCTCCGGGTTCGGCGCCGACATCGACTTTGGAAAGCTCCGCGATGGCGTCGAAGAGCGCAACACGCCCGACTCCGGCGTCAGTTCCTTTATGTACCCCTCCCGGTACTACCTCGGCGAGGGCGTCGACGTCGACCACGACATCCTCGAAGGCCGAATCCAGCCCTACAACGTCTACATCCCCGAGGACCTCGAAGAACCGGCGCCGCTCATTCTGCTTCTCCACTCGCTGAGTTGCTCGTATACGCAGTACGCCGTCTACACGCCGAACCTGCTGCAGTCGCTGGCCGAGAAGACCGGCGCCATCATCATGATGCCGCAGGCCCGCGGCCCCGGCCGCTGGTACAAGCGGGAGGCCGAACTCGATATCTTCGAGGCGTGGCGCGACCTCGAGACCCGCTTCGACATCGACCGCTCGCGGGTCACCATCGGCGGCTACTCGATGGGCGGGTTCGGTACCTGTATGCTCGCCGCCCAGTGTCCGGACCTCTTCGGCCGCGGCTTCTCGGTCGTCGGCCCGCCCTCGGAGGACCCAATCGAGGCCATCACCGACGGCTGGCTGAAATCGCCCGCCCGCCTGACCAACGGCCTCTTCGGCGGCGAGGGCGGCGGCGAGTTCCTCAACGTCTTCACCGAGGACCCCGAGAGCGCGCTGGATATCGCCGACAACCTCCGGCACGTCCCGATGATGTTGTGGAACAGCGTCGGTGACCCGCTGGTACCCGTGCTGTCGCCGGACAACTACGCCCGCCGCCTCAAGAACCACGGGTATCGCTACCAGTTCAACGTCTTCCCCGCCGATACCCACCTCTCCCTGGGTCACCACGACCGCTGGGACGGCATCCCCGAGTTCATCGAAAGCGGGAAAGTCATCCGCAACCCCCGGCGGGTCACCTACCGCCAGATGCCGGAGTTGGACCACCCCGAGGTCGGCCTCGTCCACGACGGCGCCTACTGGGTCTCGGATATCGTCACCCGCGATGGCGAACGCTCCGGCGTCGTCGATGCCACGTCGCTGGCCGACGGCTACGCGCCGCCCGAAGTCGGCACGTTCCGGAACGTCGGAACGAACCCCCGGCCCCACTTCACCCGCGGCCTCCAGTGGGAAACCCCGCCCATCGAGTCGCGGCGGCCGCCCGAGAACACCCTCGAAATCTCTCTGGATGGCGTCGAATCGACCACCGTGTGGGTCGAGGAAGCGGGTCTGGACCCCGAGGCCGAAATCACGGTTCGGGCCGACAGCGACGACGCGGCGACGGTCACCCTCGCCAGCGCCTTCGGCACCTACGACCTCGACGTTCCCGAAGGCGAGTCGGTCCACGAACTCCGACTGGCCGAACTCGAACACGAGACGCCCGAAGAGAAACGCGAACCGCGACCCGCCTAA
- the serA gene encoding phosphoglycerate dehydrogenase, protein MKVLVTDPIADAGLDVLREAGHEVVTNYEAEGQDLLDAVADANALIVRSGTEVTREVLEAAEDLVIVGRAGIGVDNIDIDAATDEGVIVANAPEGNVRAAAEHTVAMTFATARSIPQAHIRLTDGEWAKGEFLGTELNGKTLGIVGLGRVGQEVAKKLDSLGMDLVAYDPYISEERADQLGADLAELDDVLEAADVLTIHTPLTPETENMIGEAELAEMEGGYLVNCARGGIVDETALAEAVEDGVLAGAALDVFAEEPLPDDSPLLDVEDVIVTPHLGASTEAAQENVATSTAEQVVAAFEGEPVINALNAPSVDESAFPRIEPYIGLAETAGKIAIQLLDSRLETVQVTYEGDIAGEDVDLLTASALKGVFQPLEWQVNAVNAPQIAEDRGIEVSETKRRQAEDFQSLVTVTVGDGEKKISVDGTLFAEDDARIVRVDGYRVDAIPGGKMMVARNTDEPGVIGHIGSVMGEFGVNIAGMFNARETHGGEALTVYNVDQEVPDEAREKLEADERIIETKYISLNGD, encoded by the coding sequence ATGAAGGTACTCGTCACGGACCCGATTGCGGACGCCGGCCTCGACGTGTTGCGCGAGGCGGGCCACGAAGTCGTCACGAACTACGAGGCGGAGGGGCAGGACCTCCTCGATGCCGTCGCGGACGCGAACGCGCTCATCGTCCGCTCGGGCACGGAAGTCACCCGAGAGGTGCTGGAAGCCGCCGAGGACCTCGTCATCGTCGGCCGCGCCGGCATCGGCGTCGACAACATCGACATCGACGCCGCGACCGACGAGGGTGTCATCGTCGCCAATGCTCCCGAGGGTAACGTTCGGGCCGCCGCCGAGCACACCGTCGCGATGACGTTCGCCACCGCCCGCTCGATTCCGCAGGCCCACATCCGCCTGACGGACGGCGAATGGGCGAAAGGCGAGTTCCTCGGGACGGAACTCAACGGTAAGACTCTCGGTATCGTCGGCCTCGGTCGCGTCGGCCAGGAAGTCGCCAAGAAACTCGACTCGCTGGGCATGGACCTCGTCGCCTACGACCCCTACATCAGCGAGGAGCGCGCCGACCAACTCGGCGCGGACCTCGCCGAACTCGACGATGTCCTCGAAGCCGCCGACGTGCTGACTATCCACACGCCGCTGACGCCCGAGACGGAGAACATGATCGGCGAGGCGGAACTCGCCGAGATGGAGGGCGGCTACCTCGTCAACTGCGCCCGCGGTGGCATCGTCGACGAGACCGCCCTCGCGGAAGCCGTCGAGGACGGCGTGCTTGCCGGCGCTGCCCTCGACGTCTTCGCCGAAGAACCGCTGCCCGACGACAGCCCCCTGCTCGACGTCGAGGACGTCATCGTTACGCCGCATCTCGGCGCCTCGACGGAGGCCGCCCAGGAGAACGTCGCCACCTCGACGGCCGAACAGGTCGTCGCCGCCTTCGAGGGCGAACCGGTCATCAACGCGCTGAACGCGCCCTCGGTCGACGAGTCGGCGTTCCCGCGCATCGAACCGTACATCGGCCTCGCCGAGACGGCGGGCAAAATCGCCATCCAGTTGCTCGATAGCCGTCTCGAGACGGTGCAGGTGACCTACGAGGGCGACATCGCCGGGGAGGACGTCGACCTCCTCACCGCCTCCGCGCTCAAGGGCGTCTTCCAGCCGCTGGAATGGCAGGTCAACGCCGTCAACGCACCGCAAATCGCCGAGGACCGCGGCATCGAGGTCAGCGAGACCAAGCGCCGGCAGGCCGAGGACTTCCAGAGCCTCGTCACCGTCACCGTCGGCGACGGCGAGAAGAAGATTTCCGTCGACGGAACGCTCTTCGCGGAGGACGACGCCCGTATCGTCCGCGTCGACGGCTACCGCGTCGACGCCATCCCCGGCGGCAAGATGATGGTCGCGCGCAACACCGACGAACCCGGCGTCATCGGTCACATCGGCTCGGTCATGGGCGAGTTCGGCGTCAACATCGCCGGGATGTTCAACGCCCGCGAGACCCACGGCGGCGAGGCGCTGACCGTCTACAACGTCGACCAGGAGGTTCCCGACGAAGCCCGCGAAAAGCTCGAAGCCGACGAGCGCATCATCGAGACGAAGTACATCAGCCTCAACGGCGACTAA